A genomic window from Parvularcula sp. LCG005 includes:
- a CDS encoding LytTR family transcriptional regulator DNA-binding domain-containing protein: MRALLTFLLVLPFLFSFLFPGPVSAQRYPVLTLQSPQVCPATLEETTPPLGDTSGCQSVGHGQIDPQDTLVWICGTIELTAATIEDPRPLGFYVSGKGTRAVYVNGQPIGSDGAPGATANDEQPAQMDSVFYLPRDVVLVGANDIAVKMSARRGLLHLAYPVHLIAIGPFQEPSDMMLRAYWPSLLTFGVFAVGFIYFGMMAAYRRDLAGSLLLTLMSVFAAGQLVTEMARSLFPYLYPYHDLRLILIVVFSLGFGLCLLGQLFLRFPLSNRRWVAGITIGLTLLKVAFTPGFDGKAAMAVFMPAIAGTVLCAYWAAKRQPLALRYLAAMIIFSLTIMIFAEQFLNTLFFFSVAALLIFLFAQQARFLIESEEQRREEASRAHRLEQALENATRRDEGLSLTVRSAGRLERIAVSQLAVCSGAGDYAELCLMDGRKLLHQGRLAELETALPATFLRVHRSHIVNAEAVESLSRDPSGTGSLTLTNGMCVPVSRRIMPQVKRALA, encoded by the coding sequence ATGCGCGCTCTCCTCACTTTCCTTCTGGTCCTGCCGTTTCTGTTTTCGTTTCTGTTTCCTGGGCCCGTAAGCGCTCAGCGCTATCCGGTGCTCACGCTGCAGTCGCCTCAGGTCTGCCCCGCAACCCTGGAGGAGACCACACCGCCGTTGGGCGATACCTCCGGCTGCCAGTCGGTTGGGCATGGTCAGATCGATCCGCAGGACACGCTCGTGTGGATTTGCGGGACGATTGAGCTCACGGCGGCCACGATCGAAGATCCGCGACCTCTTGGCTTTTACGTGTCGGGGAAGGGCACGCGCGCCGTTTACGTCAATGGTCAGCCGATTGGCAGCGACGGTGCTCCTGGCGCCACCGCGAACGATGAACAGCCGGCCCAAATGGACAGCGTGTTCTATCTGCCTCGCGACGTCGTGCTGGTGGGGGCTAATGATATTGCCGTCAAAATGTCGGCACGGCGGGGCCTGCTCCACCTTGCCTATCCGGTGCATCTGATCGCGATCGGGCCCTTTCAGGAACCCTCGGACATGATGCTGAGGGCCTATTGGCCATCGCTTTTGACATTCGGTGTGTTCGCTGTCGGCTTCATCTATTTCGGGATGATGGCGGCCTACCGGCGCGACCTCGCAGGGTCGCTGTTGCTGACACTCATGTCCGTCTTCGCGGCAGGCCAACTGGTCACGGAAATGGCGCGAAGCCTGTTTCCTTATCTCTATCCCTATCATGATCTGCGGCTGATCCTGATTGTCGTCTTTTCACTGGGATTTGGTCTGTGCCTGCTGGGTCAGCTCTTCCTTCGCTTCCCGCTGTCAAACCGCAGATGGGTGGCGGGAATCACCATCGGCCTCACCCTGTTGAAGGTGGCCTTCACGCCCGGTTTCGATGGCAAGGCGGCGATGGCAGTCTTCATGCCCGCAATCGCGGGGACTGTTCTTTGTGCGTATTGGGCCGCCAAGCGACAGCCCCTCGCGCTCCGCTATCTGGCTGCGATGATCATCTTCTCGCTGACAATCATGATTTTCGCCGAGCAATTCCTCAACACACTGTTCTTCTTTTCCGTCGCCGCGCTGCTGATTTTTCTCTTCGCCCAGCAGGCGCGTTTTCTGATCGAGAGTGAAGAGCAGCGACGGGAAGAGGCGAGCCGGGCTCACCGTCTCGAGCAGGCGCTGGAAAATGCGACCCGGCGGGACGAGGGTCTGAGCCTGACCGTCCGTAGCGCCGGGCGGTTGGAAAGAATTGCGGTGTCTCAGCTGGCGGTCTGTTCGGGTGCAGGCGATTATGCCGAGTTGTGCCTGATGGATGGTCGGAAACTCCTGCACCAGGGCCGGCTCGCGGAGCTTGAGACCGCATTGCCTGCGACGTTCCTGCGGGTCCACCGCTCGCACATCGTCAATGCCGAAGCCGTCGAGAGCCTGTCGCGCGACCCATCCGGGACAGGTTCTTTGACCCTGACCAACGGGATGTGCGTGCCGGTGAGCCGGCGGATCATGCCGCAGGTCAAGCGCGCTCTCGCCTGA
- a CDS encoding M23 family metallopeptidase — protein MTTRHPNRTPGSGLLPVALLSVAIGGAGLLSIGATVLKSAFFPAEDVPAVMASPVVAEKISPTAAARTAASRIVISTAREAEIAGAQPPEAVEMAMAVPMPRLKPRKPRPRPDGIPVVHAIDPSAQYMAPRGPVAFAMAEDFTGGRESLFAEYAQARLRDRTERAYSTLVLARGENLAQMLEAVGAQPDHIASLLSTADEVSPIAKLPAGAAIDYAFDTIFAESPDGQQTYERRLTRLRFRPDDRHIVTAWRQPDGSYDARNEEVDVERRYAAVGGVIRHSLFAAAQRSEIPPEVMSKFANLFLYDIDFARDIHGGDRFETVYEVFYDEQGQYVGSGDIVFAALTWSGKRHAKGYYRFTGAEGMDTPYFDFNGESASRLLMKTPIEGARVTSGFGKRQHPILGYTKDHNGVDFGAPSGTPIMAAGDGKIVRADVFGTYGNYVRIQHAHGYSTAYAHLKGFAKGLKAGSKVRQGDIIGYVGTTGRSTGPHLHYEVYKADARQNPMTLEVANGRVLEGQTLHEFAQYRDYVDTIRVYPQTVLVATNE, from the coding sequence ATGACAACCAGACACCCAAACAGGACACCCGGTTCAGGTCTCCTGCCGGTCGCGCTACTGTCCGTAGCGATCGGCGGCGCAGGGCTGTTGTCTATTGGCGCTACGGTTTTGAAGTCGGCTTTTTTCCCGGCAGAAGATGTCCCCGCGGTCATGGCCTCTCCTGTTGTGGCGGAAAAAATATCCCCAACCGCAGCGGCCCGTACGGCCGCTTCGCGGATCGTGATCAGCACAGCGCGCGAGGCCGAAATCGCCGGTGCTCAGCCGCCTGAGGCTGTCGAGATGGCAATGGCTGTGCCCATGCCCCGTCTTAAACCGCGCAAACCACGCCCGCGTCCCGACGGCATACCGGTCGTCCACGCTATAGACCCCTCAGCACAGTATATGGCGCCGCGCGGCCCGGTCGCGTTTGCCATGGCGGAAGATTTTACCGGCGGCCGTGAAAGCCTGTTCGCAGAATACGCTCAGGCACGGCTGCGTGACCGGACTGAACGTGCCTATTCAACACTCGTCCTCGCCCGGGGCGAGAACCTGGCGCAGATGCTGGAGGCTGTCGGCGCTCAGCCCGACCATATCGCATCTCTCCTGTCCACGGCCGATGAAGTATCACCGATCGCCAAGCTCCCGGCGGGGGCGGCCATCGACTATGCGTTCGACACCATTTTCGCAGAGTCGCCCGACGGTCAGCAGACTTATGAGCGTCGTCTGACACGGCTGCGCTTCCGCCCCGACGATCGCCATATCGTGACGGCATGGCGCCAACCCGATGGCAGCTATGACGCCCGCAACGAGGAAGTCGATGTGGAGCGACGCTACGCGGCGGTCGGCGGTGTCATCCGCCACAGCCTGTTCGCTGCGGCTCAGCGTTCCGAGATCCCGCCTGAGGTGATGTCAAAATTCGCGAACCTGTTTCTGTACGATATCGACTTTGCCCGGGACATTCATGGCGGGGATCGGTTCGAGACCGTGTACGAAGTGTTCTACGATGAGCAGGGACAATATGTCGGCTCCGGCGATATCGTTTTTGCGGCCCTGACCTGGTCGGGCAAGCGCCACGCCAAGGGCTATTACCGCTTCACCGGCGCTGAAGGCATGGATACGCCGTATTTCGATTTCAACGGTGAGAGTGCAAGCCGGCTGTTGATGAAGACACCGATCGAGGGCGCGCGCGTGACGTCCGGCTTTGGCAAGCGTCAGCATCCGATCCTCGGCTATACCAAAGATCATAATGGCGTGGATTTTGGGGCCCCCAGCGGGACGCCCATCATGGCCGCCGGTGACGGCAAGATTGTCCGAGCCGATGTCTTTGGCACCTATGGCAATTACGTGCGCATCCAGCACGCCCACGGCTATTCGACCGCATATGCTCACCTCAAAGGCTTCGCCAAGGGGCTGAAGGCCGGCAGCAAGGTGCGACAGGGCGATATTATCGGCTATGTCGGGACGACCGGCCGGTCCACCGGGCCCCACCTGCATTACGAGGTCTATAAGGCCGATGCGCGGCAAAATCCGATGACGCTGGAAGTTGCCAATGGCCGCGTGCTTGAAGGCCAAACGCTGCACGAATTCGCGCAGTATCGCGACTATGTGGATACCATCCGGGTCTATCCTCAGACGGTGCTTGTCGCAACGAATGAGTAA
- a CDS encoding CinA family protein, whose amino-acid sequence MDSLVEERARTLIKRSTERGMKITTAESCTGGLIAAALTDIPGASATFTHGFVTYSNQAKQDMLDVSTDDLERYGAVSAEVAIAMVNGACRKAEADLALAVTGIAGPGGGTAEKPVGLVYIAAATQTSSRVYRHLYPQGSRSFIRLLTVRSALTHLLHEMA is encoded by the coding sequence ATGGACAGTCTTGTTGAAGAACGCGCGCGTACACTGATTAAAAGATCCACGGAACGCGGCATGAAGATCACCACAGCAGAGTCCTGCACCGGTGGCCTGATTGCAGCGGCGTTGACGGACATTCCCGGGGCATCAGCCACTTTTACCCATGGCTTCGTGACCTATTCGAACCAGGCCAAGCAGGACATGCTTGATGTTTCGACGGACGATCTTGAACGATACGGGGCCGTTAGCGCCGAGGTCGCCATTGCCATGGTCAATGGGGCGTGCCGCAAGGCGGAGGCGGATCTGGCGCTTGCTGTCACGGGTATTGCAGGGCCTGGTGGTGGAACGGCAGAGAAACCTGTGGGGCTCGTCTATATCGCGGCGGCCACACAGACCAGCTCACGGGTTTACCGCCACCTATATCCTCAGGGAAGCCGATCTTTCATCCGCTTACTGACGGTGCGATCAGCGCTGACCCATCTTCTGCACGAAATGGCCTGA
- a CDS encoding PAS domain-containing protein, whose amino-acid sequence MSFCDQAGARESSIELFSEPTSTLLAILSASPDCVKLVEIDGTLSFMSRNGQCAMQVDDFALLEGCEWESCWPAETRPRIRAALAEAAAGHTDRFSAWYPTMKGAMRYWDVTVSPIIAEDGSIERFLSVSRDITPPKAAAPDGPSGNLSEPVTTGVSNLARKWQDDLQNADIRNVLDPIATAVRNYFDMRSVVIALAQDDDLICTAAKAAPSKPMLVSKAMALQALEGRTPTSAVEDVAHHPQYRGLEQSDNGETIAFFATAHIVNDDGARLGLLCVYDDKARPFTQRDATVLELFSGQIAAKLLKNQAAAGPGAVFSRELKHRLSNNYAQLTSLVGLTAASAETKEELARDLKERMAILSRTQVGILVGNYQSADIGSVIREVLGDTDDVTVNLDGHLVLNEQALFLLALCVSELVNNSRKYGALAAMEGDIDLSVSGDDLVTLRWTEELTSVEPPTGGFNSQILQRLVPRGLVGEATQTVDDKQFCYSLTVSRAKLDHGGQGAA is encoded by the coding sequence ATGTCGTTTTGTGATCAGGCAGGCGCGCGGGAAAGTTCCATTGAACTGTTCAGTGAGCCCACATCAACTCTCCTTGCCATCCTGTCGGCCAGCCCGGACTGTGTCAAACTGGTTGAAATTGACGGAACCCTCTCTTTCATGAGCCGCAACGGACAATGTGCGATGCAGGTCGACGACTTCGCGCTTCTGGAAGGGTGCGAGTGGGAAAGCTGCTGGCCCGCAGAGACCCGGCCTCGCATTCGCGCCGCGCTTGCGGAAGCGGCCGCTGGCCACACCGACCGGTTTTCTGCCTGGTACCCCACCATGAAGGGCGCGATGCGGTACTGGGACGTCACCGTCTCGCCGATCATTGCAGAAGACGGGTCGATCGAGCGTTTCCTCAGTGTCTCACGCGATATCACGCCGCCTAAAGCCGCCGCGCCGGATGGGCCGTCGGGCAATCTGTCCGAGCCTGTCACGACGGGCGTGTCAAATCTTGCACGCAAATGGCAGGACGACCTGCAGAATGCGGATATTCGCAACGTGCTTGATCCTATCGCGACGGCCGTTCGTAATTATTTCGATATGCGTTCCGTGGTCATTGCACTGGCGCAAGATGACGATCTCATCTGCACGGCCGCAAAGGCGGCACCGTCGAAGCCGATGCTGGTGTCAAAAGCCATGGCTTTGCAGGCGCTGGAAGGAAGGACGCCTACTTCTGCCGTCGAAGACGTCGCTCATCATCCGCAATATCGCGGCCTGGAACAGAGCGACAATGGCGAAACAATCGCCTTCTTCGCAACGGCACACATCGTCAATGACGACGGAGCGCGACTTGGGCTTTTGTGCGTCTATGACGATAAGGCGCGGCCCTTTACCCAGCGTGATGCAACGGTGTTGGAACTGTTCTCGGGCCAGATCGCTGCAAAGCTTTTAAAAAACCAGGCCGCCGCTGGACCCGGAGCTGTCTTCAGTCGCGAGCTGAAACATCGGCTGAGCAATAATTACGCTCAGCTGACGTCCCTGGTGGGTCTGACGGCCGCCAGCGCGGAAACAAAAGAAGAGCTGGCGCGAGACCTCAAGGAGCGAATGGCCATTCTGTCCCGGACACAGGTCGGTATCCTGGTCGGCAATTATCAGTCGGCGGATATCGGGTCTGTCATCCGTGAAGTTCTGGGTGACACTGACGATGTCACGGTGAATTTGGACGGGCATCTGGTCCTGAATGAACAGGCGCTGTTTCTGCTGGCCCTTTGCGTCAGCGAGCTGGTGAACAATTCCCGCAAATACGGGGCCTTGGCCGCGATGGAAGGCGATATCGACCTGTCGGTGAGCGGTGATGATCTCGTCACTTTGCGCTGGACCGAGGAATTGACCTCGGTCGAACCGCCGACTGGCGGTTTCAATTCTCAGATCCTGCAGCGGCTCGTGCCGCGTGGCCTTGTCGGAGAAGCCACTCAAACCGTCGACGACAAACAGTTCTGCTACAGTCTGACCGTTTCCCGGGCCAAACTCGACCATGGCGGGCAAGGGGCGGCCTGA
- a CDS encoding histidine phosphotransferase family protein: protein MSDPHETVRISSLLASRLCHDLVNPVGALNTGLEVFNEETDPEMREHAIRLIQESTTKTIALLSFARFAFGSSGAFEGELDMFEARKLALSLFEHYKAELKWELDVPMMPKFRARALLNMLLMAEKSVPRAGSTVTVSGDVNRVMISAEGPKIKYSDEVKACLAGESTELAAKETPAYLAYLLARSGGDSISADFASEENLIFTIAPAAS, encoded by the coding sequence GTGTCTGATCCTCATGAAACCGTCCGTATCTCCTCTCTGCTTGCCTCACGTCTTTGCCATGACCTGGTCAATCCGGTCGGCGCGCTGAACACCGGGCTCGAAGTCTTCAATGAGGAGACGGATCCGGAAATGCGCGAGCATGCGATCCGGCTGATCCAGGAGAGCACGACGAAGACGATCGCCCTGTTGTCGTTTGCCCGATTCGCTTTCGGTTCCAGCGGCGCATTTGAGGGCGAACTCGATATGTTCGAGGCCCGCAAACTCGCACTGTCACTGTTCGAGCATTACAAGGCTGAGCTGAAATGGGAACTTGATGTGCCCATGATGCCGAAGTTCCGGGCACGTGCGCTGTTGAACATGCTTCTGATGGCCGAAAAATCCGTGCCGCGAGCGGGCAGCACGGTCACCGTCAGCGGCGATGTGAACCGGGTGATGATCTCCGCCGAAGGGCCCAAGATCAAATATAGCGACGAGGTCAAGGCGTGCCTCGCGGGTGAGAGCACCGAATTGGCGGCGAAGGAAACGCCCGCCTATCTTGCCTATCTTCTCGCGCGCTCTGGCGGGGACAGCATCAGCGCTGATTTCGCGTCTGAGGAGAATCTCATTTTCACGATCGCCCCAGCGGCGAGTTGA
- the rplL gene encoding 50S ribosomal protein L7/L12 → MADIKALAEQLVGLTLLEANELKNLLKDEYGIEPAAGGAVMMAGPADAGPAAEEKDEFDVVLVDAGDKKINVIKEVRAITGLGLKEAKDLVEGAPKPVKEAVSKGEAEELKKKLEEAGAKVELK, encoded by the coding sequence ATGGCAGACATCAAAGCCCTTGCCGAACAACTGGTTGGCCTGACACTTCTCGAAGCCAACGAACTGAAGAACCTGCTCAAAGACGAGTACGGCATTGAGCCAGCTGCTGGCGGCGCCGTCATGATGGCTGGCCCAGCTGACGCCGGTCCTGCTGCAGAAGAAAAAGACGAGTTTGACGTCGTTCTGGTCGACGCTGGCGACAAGAAAATCAACGTTATCAAAGAAGTCCGCGCCATCACCGGCCTGGGCCTCAAAGAAGCCAAAGACCTCGTCGAAGGCGCTCCAAAGCCCGTCAAGGAAGCTGTTTCCAAAGGCGAAGCCGAAGAGCTCAAAAAGAAACTCGAAGAAGCTGGCGCCAAGGTCGAACTCAAGTAG
- the rplJ gene encoding 50S ribosomal protein L10 — MPLNRQQKSDQVEWISNVLEGNEVLVVMENKGLTVAAVSKLRNEMRAAGGGIKVVKNRLARIALQGRPGGDATSALFAGPTVIAYSADPVTAPKVITNFVKDNDKLVVLGGLMGETAMDAKGIEALSKMPSREEIIASIVGCVMAPGANLVSAITAPATNLASITKTLAEREDA; from the coding sequence ATGCCCTTGAACAGGCAACAGAAATCGGACCAGGTCGAATGGATCTCGAATGTCCTTGAGGGCAACGAGGTCTTGGTCGTGATGGAAAACAAGGGGTTGACCGTCGCTGCCGTCTCCAAGCTGCGTAACGAAATGCGCGCCGCTGGTGGTGGTATCAAAGTGGTGAAGAACCGCTTGGCCAGGATCGCGCTGCAGGGTCGTCCGGGTGGTGATGCTACGAGCGCGCTTTTCGCGGGCCCGACAGTCATCGCCTATTCGGCAGATCCTGTAACTGCACCGAAAGTCATCACGAATTTCGTGAAGGACAATGACAAGCTCGTCGTTCTTGGCGGCTTGATGGGTGAGACCGCCATGGATGCCAAAGGCATCGAGGCCCTCTCCAAAATGCCTTCGCGCGAAGAGATCATTGCCTCGATCGTTGGTTGTGTCATGGCCCCCGGCGCCAATCTGGTGTCCGCCATCACAGCACCTGCAACGAACCTGGCTTCTATCACCAAAACCCTGGCCGAGCGCGAAGACGCGTAA
- a CDS encoding bifunctional 2-C-methyl-D-erythritol 4-phosphate cytidylyltransferase/2-C-methyl-D-erythritol 2,4-cyclodiphosphate synthase → MSSNQIIAVIVAGGRGARARTSIPKQYASIGGVSMLRRTVLAFAHHPRVDGVQVVIGETDHEQYALAVEGIAGLRPPVVGGTDRQASVREGLRALQADDPSYVLIHDGARPFVSSQTIDRVIDALSTAEGAIAALPVADTLKRETTAGGIAETVSRYGLWRAQTPQGFRYATIRAAHEDAEPGIATDDASLLERQDIHVSLVPDEPTNIKVTFKEDFQLAEMILSSQRETRIGMGYDVHQFEAGDYITLGGIDIPHTHKLKGHSDADAVLHAITDALYGTIAAGDIGQHFPPSDEQWRGAASDIFLKHAAKIVRDKGGRIVNVDLTIICEAPKIGPHRNAMAERIAALLEVAPSRVAIKATTTEQLGFTGRREGLACQAIVSVQLPMEA, encoded by the coding sequence ATGTCCTCAAATCAAATCATCGCCGTCATTGTTGCCGGCGGCCGCGGCGCCCGGGCGCGCACTTCGATCCCCAAGCAATATGCATCGATCGGAGGTGTCTCAATGCTCCGGCGAACTGTTCTCGCCTTCGCACACCATCCCCGAGTCGATGGCGTTCAGGTCGTGATTGGTGAAACCGATCATGAACAATATGCCCTCGCTGTGGAAGGGATAGCCGGCCTGCGCCCACCGGTCGTCGGCGGCACTGACCGTCAGGCATCTGTGCGTGAAGGTCTGCGTGCACTTCAGGCGGACGATCCGTCCTATGTTCTAATTCACGATGGCGCCCGCCCGTTTGTCAGTTCCCAAACCATTGATCGGGTGATCGACGCACTCTCTACGGCGGAGGGGGCGATTGCTGCCCTGCCCGTCGCCGATACGCTCAAGCGGGAGACGACGGCCGGCGGGATCGCGGAGACCGTGTCACGGTACGGACTGTGGCGTGCCCAGACGCCGCAAGGCTTTCGCTACGCGACGATCCGCGCCGCTCATGAAGACGCCGAGCCCGGCATTGCGACAGATGATGCCTCACTATTGGAACGCCAGGACATTCATGTCTCGCTGGTGCCGGACGAACCGACAAACATAAAAGTGACCTTCAAGGAAGATTTCCAATTGGCCGAGATGATCCTGAGCAGCCAACGTGAAACACGCATCGGCATGGGCTACGACGTCCACCAGTTCGAGGCCGGGGATTACATCACGCTTGGCGGTATTGATATTCCGCACACCCATAAACTCAAAGGACATAGCGACGCCGACGCCGTCCTGCACGCCATCACAGACGCGCTATACGGCACGATCGCAGCGGGCGATATCGGCCAGCACTTCCCCCCGTCAGACGAACAATGGCGCGGCGCGGCATCTGACATATTTCTCAAACATGCCGCCAAAATCGTTCGTGATAAAGGCGGACGCATCGTGAATGTCGACCTGACGATTATCTGCGAGGCACCGAAGATCGGGCCCCACCGCAATGCCATGGCTGAACGGATTGCCGCCCTGCTCGAGGTCGCGCCAAGCCGGGTGGCGATCAAGGCGACCACCACCGAACAGCTTGGCTTCACCGGACGGCGCGAAGGCTTGGCCTGTCAGGCCATCGTATCCGTCCAACTGCCGATGGAGGCATGA
- a CDS encoding alpha/beta hydrolase encodes MIRFPCLIAAAGIAALLPVAATAAPPGETEIQFEAQSGETVAAFAGSFTVPENRLAADSRELTLSYIRFPATGDTSGPPIIYLAGGPGGSGIGTARARRFPLFQAMREFGDVIALDQRGTGQSADVPPCTSSVHVPEDRGVSDSELIRLYQQALKECVDEWSRQSVDVLGYTTVQNAADLNSLREHLGAEKMVLWGTSYGSHLALAALKDFEPVIDRVVISSAEGLDQTVKRPSETDAYFDRLQVAVNTDAAAAAVLPDIKAMIRSVHANLDEAPATVTLPAKDGGTTSVVLDRRTIQQIASAMIADPENAVQLLWMYKAVEAGSYEPFQRVMSYFYSPGEPISFQLMSTMMDVASGISEDRLALVTGEARDALLGDALNFPMPQLNRTVDGLDLGDEFRKGPVSDVPTLLLTGTLDGRTYPDGQAEAVAGLSHVTQIMVVNAGHNLFVSSPDVTARIQAFMRRETVSTDPIVISLPDFGVPQP; translated from the coding sequence ATGATACGTTTTCCCTGCCTCATCGCCGCCGCTGGAATAGCTGCCCTGCTGCCCGTGGCCGCGACAGCGGCGCCTCCCGGCGAAACCGAAATCCAGTTCGAAGCGCAGAGCGGTGAGACGGTCGCCGCCTTTGCGGGCAGCTTCACAGTACCTGAAAACCGCTTGGCGGCCGATAGCCGCGAGCTCACCCTCAGCTATATCCGATTTCCCGCGACCGGAGACACATCCGGTCCGCCCATCATCTATCTCGCCGGGGGCCCGGGTGGCTCTGGCATTGGGACAGCTCGCGCCCGACGCTTTCCGCTTTTTCAGGCGATGAGGGAGTTCGGCGATGTGATCGCGCTTGATCAGCGCGGCACCGGACAAAGCGCTGACGTGCCGCCATGCACCTCCAGCGTCCACGTGCCGGAAGACCGCGGTGTCAGCGATTCCGAACTGATACGCCTTTATCAGCAGGCCCTCAAGGAATGTGTGGATGAATGGAGCCGCCAGAGCGTGGATGTGTTGGGCTATACAACCGTCCAAAACGCGGCGGATCTCAATAGCTTGCGCGAGCATCTTGGTGCCGAGAAAATGGTGCTGTGGGGCACGTCATATGGCAGCCACCTTGCGCTCGCCGCGCTCAAGGATTTTGAGCCGGTCATCGACCGCGTGGTCATTTCGAGCGCTGAAGGGCTAGACCAGACCGTGAAGCGGCCATCGGAGACCGATGCCTATTTCGACCGCCTGCAGGTGGCGGTGAACACCGATGCGGCCGCCGCCGCCGTGTTACCTGACATCAAGGCGATGATCCGGTCTGTCCACGCAAATCTGGACGAGGCGCCTGCTACCGTAACCCTTCCGGCCAAAGATGGCGGCACGACATCCGTTGTCCTTGATCGCCGGACCATTCAACAGATCGCCAGCGCGATGATCGCCGACCCGGAAAACGCCGTTCAGCTTCTGTGGATGTACAAGGCCGTAGAGGCTGGAAGCTACGAACCCTTCCAGCGCGTGATGAGCTATTTCTACTCGCCCGGAGAGCCGATCTCCTTCCAACTGATGTCGACCATGATGGACGTCGCCTCGGGGATTTCCGAGGACCGCCTGGCCCTGGTCACAGGTGAAGCCCGCGACGCCCTTCTTGGCGACGCCCTCAACTTCCCCATGCCCCAGCTGAACCGGACCGTGGACGGTCTCGACCTTGGCGATGAGTTTCGCAAAGGCCCTGTCAGCGACGTGCCGACGCTACTGCTGACCGGCACCCTGGACGGACGGACCTATCCTGACGGCCAAGCCGAGGCGGTCGCCGGTCTCAGCCATGTCACCCAGATCATGGTCGTCAATGCGGGGCACAATCTCTTCGTGAGTTCACCCGATGTGACGGCGCGGATTCAGGCGTTCATGCGCAGGGAAACAGTGTCGACAGACCCCATCGTGATATCGCTGCCCGATTTCGGCGTGCCCCAACCCTGA
- a CDS encoding response regulator: MTTCLVIEDSDVVREVMCKILRGLGIDVLEADGLATAVPVAENDRPDLIFLDWDLPHFGALDFLRSTFVSLRERRTPMVLCATEYDPRQIALAKAAGVEYHLLKPFDPAAIRALLRRMQIVVDVPANLIDPSEDESGHFVQKMGQR, from the coding sequence ATGACGACATGCCTGGTCATTGAAGATTCTGATGTCGTGCGCGAGGTGATGTGCAAGATCCTCCGCGGACTGGGAATAGACGTTCTTGAGGCGGACGGTCTGGCGACCGCTGTGCCTGTCGCTGAAAATGACAGGCCCGACCTCATTTTTCTCGACTGGGATCTGCCGCATTTCGGCGCACTCGACTTTCTGCGCTCGACTTTCGTTTCGCTACGAGAACGCCGTACACCAATGGTGTTATGTGCTACCGAATATGATCCGCGCCAGATCGCGCTCGCCAAGGCCGCCGGGGTCGAGTATCACCTTCTGAAGCCATTCGACCCTGCGGCCATCCGCGCTCTTTTGCGCAGGATGCAGATTGTCGTGGATGTACCTGCGAACCTGATCGATCCGAGTGAGGACGAATCAGGCCATTTCGTGCAGAAGATGGGTCAGCGCTGA